From Chryseobacterium shandongense, the proteins below share one genomic window:
- a CDS encoding adenine phosphoribosyltransferase — translation MASRALIRKLEETIENVPDFPIPGIQFKDISPIFLDPKLYEDVITDLVAFSKGKVDAVCGIESRGYLFGIAIAVALEVPFILIRKSGKLPPPVISEEYDLEYGSAVIETREGQIKPGQKVLIHDDLLATGGTTEAAAKLVEKQGATVSQFSFLIGLKDLKGEEKLKKYNAEVYHILEY, via the coding sequence ATGGCGTCACGAGCATTGATCAGGAAACTGGAAGAAACGATAGAAAATGTGCCTGACTTTCCGATTCCGGGAATTCAGTTTAAAGACATCTCTCCTATTTTTTTAGATCCAAAATTGTATGAAGATGTTATTACAGATCTTGTAGCATTTAGTAAAGGAAAAGTGGATGCCGTCTGCGGAATTGAAAGCCGTGGTTATCTTTTCGGGATTGCCATTGCTGTTGCGTTGGAAGTTCCTTTTATTCTGATTAGAAAATCCGGCAAACTTCCTCCGCCGGTTATTTCAGAAGAATATGATCTGGAATACGGAAGTGCCGTCATCGAAACACGTGAAGGACAAATAAAACCGGGTCAAAAAGTTCTAATTCATGACGACCTGCTTGCAACCGGAGGAACTACGGAAGCTGCAGCAAAGCTGGTTGAAAAGCAAGGTGCCACGGTATCGCAATTCAGTTTTCTCATTGGTTTAAAAGATCTCAAAGGAGAAGAGAAATTAAAGAAATACAATGCAGAAGTTTATCATATTTTAGAATATTAA
- a CDS encoding RteC domain-containing protein — MKHSLHTIILEIHNMEDKISVQSERLIDEAYQMTLYLQDLLFSVKKQIIEQDFENDNEEIQFFRTIKPQILGKLIYYNKVYRIETTCPFSNGKMYFNYFSNQLASLKREYIEHICNSDFYRYYRSGRTDRDHSYFKRGNINYHDGLNSIVFEIDPEFSTFYDYKTARIIANELLYTYLLTKINPEESPDLIAQKPERSKDIFWTETKNALTELIYALHASGAISYGKISVRKISLMFQILFGITLNDIHHTFHRMKTKSGSRTAFLDELKVSLEEYMDKDL, encoded by the coding sequence ATGAAACATTCTTTACACACCATTATTTTAGAGATACATAATATGGAAGATAAGATTTCAGTACAAAGCGAAAGGCTAATTGACGAGGCTTATCAAATGACCTTGTATCTTCAAGACCTATTATTTTCGGTCAAGAAACAAATCATTGAACAGGACTTTGAAAATGATAATGAGGAAATACAATTCTTCAGAACCATTAAACCACAAATTCTTGGCAAACTCATTTACTATAATAAGGTTTACCGCATTGAAACGACCTGTCCGTTCAGCAATGGCAAAATGTATTTCAATTATTTTTCCAACCAATTAGCAAGTCTGAAAAGAGAATACATTGAGCATATCTGCAATTCCGATTTTTACAGGTACTACCGTTCGGGACGTACAGACCGTGACCACAGCTATTTTAAACGTGGAAATATAAACTACCACGATGGATTAAACAGTATCGTATTTGAGATTGACCCCGAATTTTCTACTTTCTACGATTACAAGACAGCAAGGATTATTGCTAACGAATTACTCTACACTTATCTACTGACAAAAATAAATCCCGAAGAAAGCCCCGATTTGATTGCACAAAAGCCGGAACGCTCCAAAGATATTTTTTGGACGGAAACCAAAAATGCACTTACAGAATTAATCTATGCTTTACACGCCTCCGGTGCGATTTCATACGGAAAAATCAGCGTGCGAAAAATTAGTTTAATGTTCCAAATACTTTTTGGCATTACGCTAAACGATATACATCACACATTCCATAGAATGAAAACTAAAAGTGGCTCCCGAACCGCATTTTTAGATGAGCTTAAAGTTTCATTGGAGGAATATATGGATAAAGACCTTTAG
- a CDS encoding helix-turn-helix domain-containing protein — MKIITIEEEAWKQLNSRINAIADYLKRLDDTSYDDLWLNNHEVCQYLHISEKTLWRMRTKGEITYSKIYGQYFYTIGAIKDMLNANAVQSSDEYVAELMAKGKSYIEKGRNLKSGK, encoded by the coding sequence ATGAAAATTATAACCATTGAAGAAGAAGCGTGGAAACAGCTTAACAGCCGTATCAACGCTATTGCGGATTATCTGAAAAGATTGGACGACACCAGCTACGATGATTTGTGGCTCAACAATCACGAGGTATGCCAATACCTGCACATCAGCGAAAAGACTTTGTGGCGTATGCGTACCAAAGGCGAAATAACCTACTCCAAAATCTACGGGCAATACTTCTATACGATTGGGGCAATCAAGGATATGCTTAACGCCAATGCTGTGCAAAGTAGTGACGAATATGTAGCGGAACTTATGGCAAAGGGCAAAAGCTATATCGAAAAAGGCAGAAATCTGAAATCAGGTAAATAA
- a CDS encoding helix-turn-helix domain-containing protein, which translates to MNIDRMEFLSWMERIMDRLDMLSNHIDDLQKKRNSIDGEELLDNQDLLQMLKISNRSLQRYRSIGKLPYYTISGKLYYKLSDVHQFIRESFNPPTGK; encoded by the coding sequence ATGAATATTGATAGAATGGAATTTTTGTCGTGGATGGAGCGAATAATGGACAGGCTGGATATGTTGAGTAACCATATTGACGACTTACAAAAGAAACGTAACAGTATAGACGGCGAGGAACTGCTCGACAATCAGGATTTATTACAAATGCTTAAAATCAGCAACCGCTCGCTCCAGCGTTACCGTTCCATTGGCAAACTGCCTTATTATACCATAAGCGGAAAACTCTATTACAAGCTATCCGATGTACATCAATTTATCCGAGAGAGCTTTAACCCTCCTACGGGTAAGTAA
- a CDS encoding DUF3945 domain-containing protein, with translation MSEETLNQQEATEQVAQEAPEQLSDVLLVLDKEKMKIQAVKGIDKDGNLETVDPTQKNQSEFMRVDKHGDFFTNFISNFWRQLKNPTPFAFFKVDAGDAVEKAKQFQQQVDKPTPEGEKEMKKHEVKAEPKEEQKQENKNDMATTQTTPETNEYRFKPEQIDWATLNSFGITREYLEKRNLLDPLLRGYKTNELVYMDANFGGVAHRSQARLQLRENETGDVVVMAHGVRNSPDLHREFFNHKFTDEDKKNLLETGNMGRVVDLIHPKMGELIPSIISVDRLTNELIALRTSLINIPDELKGVKFTEEQKQTLMEGKPLFVEGMTSTKGKSFDATVQYNADKNYLEYLFDRGNHQQQSQSNRQANQQSQPQEAPKTFRGTELNDEQYNKFKDGLTVYVQLKDKKDKPYNGYITYNKETGTTNFEFPNQYKERVKPTEEHKTQTAVNSEGKTNEATKNIKEPLEKGQQAPKNEKQQQQQNKPKAPAKSRSRKVS, from the coding sequence ATGAGCGAAGAAACTTTAAATCAACAGGAAGCAACCGAACAAGTTGCACAGGAAGCTCCTGAGCAACTATCGGACGTGCTGTTAGTGCTGGATAAGGAAAAAATGAAAATCCAAGCCGTTAAGGGTATTGACAAGGACGGGAATTTAGAAACCGTTGACCCGACCCAAAAGAACCAATCCGAGTTTATGCGTGTAGATAAACACGGAGATTTCTTTACCAATTTCATATCCAACTTTTGGCGACAGTTGAAAAACCCAACCCCGTTTGCATTTTTCAAAGTGGACGCAGGCGATGCCGTCGAAAAAGCAAAGCAATTTCAGCAACAGGTAGATAAGCCTACGCCGGAGGGCGAAAAGGAAATGAAAAAGCACGAGGTAAAGGCTGAACCGAAAGAGGAACAAAAACAAGAAAATAAAAACGATATGGCAACAACACAGACAACACCGGAAACAAACGAGTACCGTTTCAAGCCGGAACAGATTGATTGGGCAACATTGAACAGCTTCGGGATAACAAGAGAATACCTCGAAAAGAGAAACCTGCTTGACCCACTCCTACGGGGTTATAAGACGAATGAACTTGTCTATATGGACGCTAACTTCGGAGGGGTCGCCCACCGCTCACAAGCCCGTTTACAGCTACGTGAAAACGAAACAGGCGACGTGGTAGTAATGGCACACGGTGTCCGCAATTCCCCTGACCTGCACAGAGAATTTTTCAATCACAAGTTTACAGATGAAGATAAAAAAAACCTGCTCGAAACGGGTAATATGGGTCGAGTGGTTGATTTGATACATCCAAAAATGGGAGAACTGATACCGTCCATTATCAGTGTGGACAGATTGACCAATGAGCTTATCGCCCTCCGAACCTCTTTAATCAATATCCCCGATGAATTAAAGGGGGTTAAGTTTACAGAGGAACAAAAACAAACCTTAATGGAGGGTAAACCCCTATTCGTTGAGGGTATGACTTCCACAAAAGGAAAATCCTTTGATGCAACGGTACAGTACAATGCGGACAAAAATTATTTGGAGTATCTGTTTGACCGAGGTAATCATCAACAGCAATCCCAAAGTAACCGACAAGCCAACCAGCAAAGCCAGCCACAGGAAGCTCCTAAAACTTTTCGAGGTACTGAGCTGAACGACGAGCAATACAACAAATTCAAAGACGGGCTAACGGTCTATGTTCAGTTGAAAGATAAAAAGGATAAACCCTATAATGGTTATATCACTTACAATAAAGAAACAGGAACTACCAATTTTGAGTTCCCGAACCAATACAAAGAACGTGTTAAACCTACTGAGGAACACAAAACGCAAACTGCGGTCAATTCGGAGGGTAAGACCAATGAAGCAACTAAGAATATCAAGGAGCCTTTGGAAAAAGGACAGCAAGCACCGAAGAACGAAAAGCAACAGCAACAACAGAATAAGCCAAAAGCCCCTGCAAAATCAAGAAGTAGAAAAGTAAGTTAG
- a CDS encoding type IA DNA topoisomerase, with the protein MKTVIAEKPSVAREIASLLGASDKKDGYLTGNGYFVTWAFGHLIGLGMPEDYGITGFDKASLPILPNPFILTVRKVKKDKGYQADTGALKQLKVIKELFNKSDSIIVATDAGREGELIFRYIYEHLKCRKPFERLWISSLTEKAIKQGFDSLKDGAAFDGLYQAAQGRSRADWLVGINATQALSISAGNGIYSLGRVQTPTLALICKRYLENKNFSIKKYWQIQLLHRKEDIDFKSISKTKWEEQKLAEDTLKSIQRHGTATVVSVESKNTTEQPPLLFDLTGLQKEANKKLNLSAEQTLNIAQSLYEQKFITYPRTGSKYIPEDMWAEIPNLIRALQDNDNFKQAVSKLKWGRFNKRIVNDLRVTDHHGLLITDKIPSALNADETKVYNMIAFRLLEALSQACVKEVTDIALEVSHYDFTLKGCKILEAGWRSIKGNFSDEDTEPIQDLPELKKGDELKIKEASCLEKKTKPPVLFTEAGLLSAMENAGREIENEDERKALQNIGIGTPATRAAIIETLFTRNYIQREKKSLIPTEKGLQVYGLVKYRKIADVAMTAEWELALQKIENNEVDARVFLREMETYAKSITDELLQTSIANENLPKLTCPKCKSQQLIIRDKIVKCPDEHCNWVQFRRVCEVQLSIADITSLVNNGKTPLIKGMKSKAGKKFDAYIVLNENSESSFEFEKKKSNKRNGK; encoded by the coding sequence ATGAAAACAGTTATCGCAGAAAAACCAAGCGTAGCAAGGGAAATAGCCAGCTTGTTGGGAGCTTCCGATAAAAAGGACGGCTACTTAACGGGGAATGGCTATTTTGTTACGTGGGCGTTCGGTCATTTAATTGGATTAGGAATGCCCGAAGATTATGGGATTACGGGATTTGACAAGGCTTCATTGCCTATCCTCCCGAACCCGTTTATATTGACCGTCAGAAAGGTCAAAAAAGACAAAGGCTACCAAGCCGATACGGGAGCATTAAAGCAACTGAAAGTCATCAAAGAATTGTTCAACAAAAGCGACAGTATTATCGTTGCTACCGATGCAGGACGTGAGGGCGAGTTGATTTTCAGGTATATTTACGAACATTTGAAATGCCGTAAACCCTTTGAGCGGCTTTGGATAAGCTCGCTTACTGAAAAAGCAATCAAGCAAGGGTTTGACAGCCTGAAAGACGGGGCAGCATTTGACGGATTGTATCAGGCTGCACAAGGCAGAAGCCGAGCCGATTGGCTGGTGGGTATCAATGCCACACAAGCATTGAGTATATCAGCAGGCAATGGCATTTATTCTTTGGGCAGAGTGCAAACGCCTACATTGGCTCTGATTTGCAAACGCTATTTGGAAAACAAAAATTTCTCCATTAAGAAGTATTGGCAAATTCAGCTATTGCACCGCAAAGAGGATATTGATTTTAAAAGTATCTCCAAAACTAAATGGGAGGAGCAAAAGTTAGCGGAAGATACATTAAAGTCAATCCAAAGACACGGAACTGCTACGGTTGTATCTGTGGAAAGTAAAAATACCACGGAGCAACCGCCCTTGCTTTTTGACCTCACAGGACTGCAAAAGGAAGCCAACAAAAAGCTCAACCTATCAGCCGAACAAACCCTCAATATCGCTCAAAGCCTGTATGAACAAAAATTTATTACCTATCCCCGTACCGGAAGTAAATACATACCGGAAGATATGTGGGCAGAAATCCCCAACCTTATAAGGGCGTTACAGGACAACGATAATTTCAAGCAAGCGGTATCAAAATTGAAATGGGGTCGGTTTAATAAGCGGATTGTAAATGACCTCCGTGTAACAGACCACCACGGTTTACTCATAACCGACAAAATCCCGTCTGCTCTTAATGCGGACGAAACAAAGGTGTATAATATGATTGCCTTTCGACTGCTCGAAGCCCTTTCACAAGCCTGTGTAAAAGAAGTGACGGATATAGCGTTGGAAGTGTCGCACTACGATTTTACACTAAAAGGCTGTAAGATATTAGAGGCTGGCTGGCGTTCCATAAAAGGCAATTTCTCGGACGAAGATACCGAACCGATACAGGATTTGCCCGAACTGAAAAAGGGCGATGAGCTGAAAATCAAAGAAGCCTCCTGTTTGGAGAAGAAAACCAAACCGCCTGTATTGTTTACCGAAGCCGGACTATTGTCGGCAATGGAAAATGCAGGCAGGGAAATCGAAAACGAGGACGAACGAAAAGCCCTGCAAAATATCGGTATCGGTACGCCTGCCACAAGAGCTGCGATAATCGAAACCCTGTTTACCCGTAATTATATCCAACGGGAAAAGAAATCCTTAATCCCTACGGAGAAAGGATTGCAGGTATATGGATTAGTCAAATACCGCAAAATTGCGGACGTGGCTATGACTGCCGAATGGGAATTGGCTTTGCAGAAAATCGAAAACAACGAAGTTGATGCAAGGGTATTTTTGAGGGAAATGGAAACCTATGCAAAGTCTATAACGGACGAATTGCTACAAACCTCTATTGCCAATGAGAACCTGCCTAAACTGACCTGCCCGAAATGCAAAAGCCAGCAATTGATTATCCGTGACAAGATTGTAAAATGCCCTGACGAACATTGTAATTGGGTACAGTTCCGTAGGGTTTGCGAAGTGCAATTAAGCATAGCCGATATTACGAGCCTTGTCAATAATGGTAAAACCCCTCTGATTAAGGGAATGAAAAGCAAAGCCGGAAAGAAATTCGATGCCTATATCGTGTTGAATGAGAACTCGGAAAGTTCCTTTGAGTTTGAGAAAAAGAAAAGCAATAAACGCAATGGAAAATAA
- a CDS encoding ORF6N domain-containing protein, which produces MIPQAISNLIYTIRDKQVMLDSDLATLYQVETKILNKAVKRNLDRFPDKFCFQLTDEESDFLRFQIGTSNVGRGGRRYLPYVFTEQGIAMLSAVLRSDVAVRVSIEIMDAFVEMRRMLISNASLFHRLDKIEIRQLETDQKIEEIFKALESDKLQSEKGVFYNGQVFDAYKFVADIIRNAESSIILLDNYADDTVLTLLGKRKDNVTAKIYTKAISNQLRLDIQRYNSQYPPIEIEVFSDAHDRFLIIDQTELYHIGASLKDLGKKWFAFSRMDVEVGRMLQLLYQQ; this is translated from the coding sequence ATGATACCCCAAGCAATCAGCAACCTGATTTATACCATTCGTGATAAACAGGTTATGCTGGATAGCGACCTTGCTACATTATATCAGGTAGAAACCAAAATATTGAACAAGGCTGTAAAACGGAATTTAGACAGGTTTCCCGATAAATTTTGCTTTCAACTGACCGATGAAGAAAGCGATTTTTTGAGGTTCCAAATTGGAACCTCAAACGTAGGGCGAGGCGGAAGACGTTACCTGCCCTACGTTTTTACCGAGCAAGGAATAGCGATGTTATCTGCTGTACTCCGTTCAGATGTCGCCGTAAGAGTGAGCATTGAAATTATGGACGCATTTGTAGAAATGCGGAGAATGCTCATCAGCAATGCCTCTCTTTTTCATAGGCTGGATAAAATCGAAATCAGGCAATTAGAAACCGACCAAAAGATTGAGGAAATCTTTAAGGCTTTGGAAAGCGACAAGCTCCAAAGCGAAAAAGGTGTTTTCTATAACGGGCAGGTCTTTGATGCTTACAAGTTTGTAGCGGATATTATCAGGAATGCCGAAAGCTCCATTATCCTGCTCGACAATTATGCCGATGATACGGTGCTGACCTTGTTGGGCAAACGTAAGGATAATGTAACCGCAAAAATCTACACCAAAGCTATCAGCAATCAGCTAAGGCTGGATATACAACGCTACAACAGCCAATATCCCCCGATTGAAATTGAGGTGTTTTCCGATGCCCACGACCGATTTTTGATAATCGACCAAACGGAACTGTACCATATCGGAGCTTCGCTCAAAGATTTGGGTAAAAAGTGGTTTGCTTTTTCCCGAATGGATGTAGAGGTCGGTAGGATGCTTCAACTCCTGTATCAACAATAA
- a CDS encoding DUF262 domain-containing protein: MNELEPLKSIFKDRIFKIPDYQRGYAWTTRQLKDFWEDLVNLPADRFHYTGLLSLKKVDKNIWNNWNDERWLIEDRGFKPFHIVDGQQRLTTFVIFIQAISEQLKAIPENKGKKDEEIYLGSFSLKAIKEEYLVIEKPPQFIVTTYKFGYEVDNPSFKYLRHKVFLEPNSGTIQETFYTLNLENAKHFFKENLQNYFETYGLTEIETLFKKVTQNLMFNVYEISDDFDVFVAFETMNNRGKKLSNLELLKNRLIYLTTLYDEKELKTDERNSLREKINDAWKEVYYQLGRNKKNPLNDDDFLVAHWIMYFQYTREKGDDYIRFLLEQKFTPQNIYAKTEVKLSSLQEFEEVREDEDTDQEEVEINGEEEVIVMRSQLAPKEIEDYVNSLKAAAVHWYNTHNPVNNPDLTKQESLWIDRLNRIGIIYFRPLVTVAYLSKNVNPDKRVQLFRAIERFIFITFRLSRAFSTYRNSEFYRAARQLRNGELTIDNIIHRLNERMDYCFYTPENCEEIYFDYTYFQKFIDKKFKSGGGFYSWNGLRYFLYEYEMEKVRQRGSQKIDWKLFVKSEKDKVSIEHIYPQTPTHKYWKQNFKEYKKTFQPFFQGTLGNLLPLSQSINSSLQNDCFEDKRTAKYNDRKEKLRQGYSDGSHSEIEVSGYNIWNPETILDRGNKLLEFMEKRWDLKFEDDEAKAELLFLDFMLPEDEHSIEE; encoded by the coding sequence ATGAATGAATTAGAACCCTTAAAAAGTATTTTTAAAGACAGAATATTTAAAATACCCGATTATCAGCGTGGCTACGCTTGGACAACAAGGCAATTGAAAGATTTTTGGGAAGATTTAGTCAATCTTCCTGCCGATAGGTTTCACTATACAGGCTTACTCTCTTTGAAAAAAGTCGATAAAAATATCTGGAATAACTGGAATGATGAACGATGGTTAATTGAAGATAGAGGGTTTAAACCTTTCCATATCGTTGATGGGCAACAACGGTTGACTACATTTGTAATTTTCATTCAAGCTATTTCGGAACAGCTAAAAGCAATACCGGAAAACAAAGGCAAAAAAGATGAAGAAATTTATCTTGGCTCTTTTAGCTTAAAGGCTATTAAGGAAGAATATTTAGTAATAGAAAAACCTCCTCAGTTTATTGTTACAACCTACAAGTTTGGCTATGAGGTCGATAATCCAAGTTTTAAATATTTACGTCATAAGGTGTTCTTAGAACCAAATAGCGGAACAATACAGGAAACTTTTTACACGCTCAATCTTGAAAATGCAAAGCACTTTTTCAAGGAAAATCTACAAAACTATTTTGAAACATACGGCTTAACCGAGATAGAAACACTATTCAAAAAAGTTACGCAAAACCTAATGTTCAATGTTTATGAAATAAGTGACGATTTTGATGTTTTCGTAGCATTTGAAACGATGAATAATCGTGGTAAAAAGCTGTCAAATTTGGAACTTCTCAAAAACAGGCTAATTTATTTGACTACTTTGTATGATGAAAAGGAGTTAAAAACTGATGAGAGAAATTCTCTGCGTGAAAAAATCAATGATGCTTGGAAAGAAGTTTATTATCAACTTGGGAGAAACAAGAAAAATCCACTTAATGATGATGATTTTTTAGTGGCTCATTGGATAATGTACTTTCAATATACAAGGGAAAAAGGCGATGATTATATTCGCTTTTTGCTTGAACAGAAATTTACACCTCAAAATATCTATGCAAAGACAGAGGTAAAATTAAGTTCATTGCAAGAGTTTGAAGAAGTTCGGGAAGATGAAGACACCGACCAAGAAGAAGTTGAAATAAACGGAGAAGAAGAAGTAATTGTTATGCGTTCCCAGCTTGCGCCCAAAGAAATAGAAGATTATGTAAACAGCTTAAAGGCTGCCGCCGTACATTGGTATAATACCCATAACCCTGTTAATAATCCGGACTTAACCAAACAGGAAAGTCTTTGGATAGACCGTTTGAATAGAATAGGTATAATCTATTTTCGTCCACTTGTAACAGTAGCTTATTTGAGTAAGAATGTTAATCCTGATAAAAGAGTTCAGCTCTTTAGGGCTATTGAGCGTTTCATTTTTATTACATTCAGGCTTAGCCGAGCTTTTTCAACATACAGAAATAGTGAATTTTATCGTGCAGCAAGACAACTGCGAAATGGGGAACTAACAATTGACAATATCATTCACAGATTGAATGAAAGAATGGATTATTGTTTTTATACACCTGAAAATTGTGAAGAAATCTACTTTGATTATACCTATTTTCAAAAATTCATTGACAAGAAGTTTAAAAGTGGAGGTGGTTTCTATTCTTGGAATGGGCTTAGATATTTCTTATATGAATATGAAATGGAAAAAGTTAGACAAAGAGGAAGTCAAAAAATAGATTGGAAACTGTTTGTAAAGAGCGAAAAAGATAAGGTTTCTATTGAGCATATTTATCCACAGACACCAACGCATAAATATTGGAAACAAAATTTCAAGGAATATAAAAAGACTTTTCAACCTTTCTTTCAGGGAACATTAGGCAACCTTTTACCATTGTCGCAAAGTATAAATTCAAGTTTGCAAAATGATTGCTTTGAAGATAAGCGAACAGCAAAATATAATGACAGAAAGGAGAAATTAAGACAAGGCTATTCTGACGGTTCGCATTCAGAGATTGAAGTGTCTGGATATAATATTTGGAACCCGGAGACTATCCTTGACCGAGGTAATAAATTATTAGAATTTATGGAGAAACGCTGGGATTTGAAATTTGAAGATGATGAAGCTAAAGCAGAATTATTATTTCTTGATTTTATGCTTCCCGAAGATGAGCATAGTATAGAAGAATAA
- a CDS encoding DUF1896 domain-containing protein, with translation MSTQQKDLSYFRLRLQEHLNGSFPEKAHDQKFIDQRSSWAASAYEGAFRSGNAIDQCNEIANYILFEGLHFSKFDTVFQVVCNEFDTLMADEELRPFALKMFPICEPVFAKYKLTDDFAYGYEFDVLYTELTGTIAIWIEDNGLQ, from the coding sequence ATGAGTACACAGCAAAAAGACCTGTCTTATTTCCGTTTACGACTGCAAGAACACCTCAACGGTAGCTTTCCCGAAAAAGCACACGACCAAAAATTTATCGACCAGCGTTCCTCTTGGGCTGCCAGTGCTTATGAGGGTGCGTTCCGCTCCGGCAACGCTATCGACCAATGCAATGAGATTGCCAACTACATACTCTTTGAGGGCTTGCACTTCTCCAAGTTTGATACGGTTTTTCAGGTGGTCTGTAATGAGTTCGATACCCTAATGGCAGACGAGGAACTGCGACCGTTCGCCCTTAAAATGTTCCCCATCTGTGAGCCTGTATTTGCCAAGTATAAACTAACCGATGATTTCGCCTACGGGTATGAGTTTGATGTCCTCTATACCGAACTGACGGGAACCATCGCCATTTGGATTGAAGATAATGGGCTTCAGTAA